The DNA sequence GCTCAAGTCGGCTACCGACACGCTGCGCACCCTCCAGGCCAAGATGCTCGACTACCTGCGCAACGGTACCCAGCTGGCCTGGCTGCTCGACCCCGACGCCGAAACCGCCTATATCTACCGCCCCGGCCGGCCCGAGCCCGAAGTCGTGCAGGGGTTCGATAACGAGCTGTCCGGCGAGACGGTGCTGCCCGGCTTTCAGCTGCGCCTCGCCGAGCTGCGCTAACCTACCTAACGCCTGTACCCATGCATATCACGCTCCTGCCCAACGAAGCGCCGCTGACGCTCAGCGGCCCCAGCCTGGCCCAGATGACGGACGACGAGTTTTTCGACTTCTGCCGCCAGCATCCCGATTTGCATATTGAGCGCACGCCTCAGCTAACTATCGTCATTATGTCGCCCACGGGTAGCCTTTCCAGTCAGCGCAACGCGGAAATCAACTTTCAGCTGAGCCTTTGGAACCGGCAGCAGCGGCTGGGGCGCGTATTCGACTCCAACGGCGGCTTTCGCCTGCCCGATGGCTCCATGCGGGCTCCGGATGCTGCCTGGCTCACCAACGCCCGCTGGGATGCCCTGACTCTGGAGCAGCAAAAGAAGTTCGCCCCCCTCTGCCCGGAGTTCGTGCTGGAGCTGGCTTCCGAAACCGACAGCATCGCCGACCTCCAGGCCAAGATGCGCGACTGGCTCCGCAACGGGGCCCAGCTGGCCTGGCTGGTGGTGCCCGACACCGAAACCGCCTATATCTACCGCCCCGGCCAGCCCGAGCCCGAAGTCGTGCAGGGGTTCGATAACGAGTTGTCCGGCGAAACGGTGCTACCCGGCTTTCAGCTCCGCCTCGCCGAGCTGCGCTAGCCCCATTCCCTCCTTCCTTATATCTATTAAAAGCGCCCGGCAAGTCCGGCCGGGCGCTGGCTGTCGTAGGTAGGCTACCGGTTGCTCTACTACCGCCCCCTCTAGTCACCCGCCTATGTTGCTTCGCCTGCTGGCCGGCCTGTTGCTGCTGCTGCTGCCTGCCACCCTCGCCCGGGCCCAAACCGTTACCGTCACGGGCCAGGTGCTCAACGCCCGCACCCAGGAGCCCGTCCCTTTCGCCATCCTGGGGGTGCGGGGCAAGGCCATCGGCACCGCCGCCGACGAGCAGGGCCGCTACCTGCTGCGCCTGCCCTCCACCGAGTTGCGCGACACGCTCATCATTTCCTGCGTGGGCTACGAAGCCCGCCTGGTGCCGCCCGCCCAGCTCGGGGCCGGGCAGCGGGTGTTTCAGCTCACGCCCCAGCCGCAGGTGCTCCGGGAAGTAACCATCCAAAGCCGCCGGGTGAAGCCTGGCAAGCTGGGCCGCGCCACCGACAAGGCCGACGTGCGCTGGATGGGCGGCAGCTCGGGCAAAACCACCGTCGACGACGAATGGGGCTGGGAAATCGGGGCCCTGCTCACGCCCGAGCGCCGCTCCTACCTCGAAGAGCTGCACGTCTATTTCACCGACAACAAGTACGAGCTGCTGCGCTTTCGCCTGAACCTCTACACCGTGAAAAATGGCCGGCCCGACCAGCTCCTGAGCACCCAGGACGTGCAGCTCATCTGCCCGCCCACCCGCCAGGGCTGGCTCAAGCTCGATTTGCGCCCCTATAATATTGAGCTGGAGGCCCAGCCCGTAGCCGCCACCCTGCAATGGCTGCAAAGCGAAAAGAAAGACCCCGAAGACAAGTACTTCTCCATCCCCGTCATCCGCCAGAAGCAGCCCGGCATGGTGGAGCGCGAAAACGGCCACGCCGCCTGGACCGTCCACAATCTGCTCCCCAGCCTCTACTTCACCGTGTTGACGGAAGAAAAGAAGTAGCGGGGTTGAGACTAGCGTCTGTCATCCTGAGCCTGCGAAGGACCTTCCCCCTACCGTATCAGCCAGAACCATGTAGAGACGCAACCTTGCGTCTCATCGTCCGCGCCACTCGAACGAGTATCGTTCAACGACGAGACGCAACTATGCGTCTCTACGCCCAACCCCATCAGCAGGTAGTGTGAACAGGCCCACCGCCCGCAGCGCCCCTCCCCCCCCGGCGGCAGAAGCCGGCTGCTACCCATAAGCTTCATGTCACCCTCACTGAAGCCCTTGTCAGGCTCGGTGAAGCGCATGCCACCTCCGTTGAGGTTCATGTCACGGTAGTTCAACCTCCTGTCACCCCCGTCAAGGCTCCTGTCACCCCTGTTGAGCCTCTTGCCACCTCCGTTGAAGTCCATGCCACCCTTGCTGAGCCTCCTGTCACCCCCATTCAGGCTCATGTCACGCCGGTTGAACCTCTTGCCAGCTCAAGTGAAGTTCCTGCCACCGGATGCAACCCTGCTGCCACCCCACCCCCAGCCCTTGCCGCCCCGGCCGCAGCTAATGACACTTGGGCAACGGCCATTGTCACCTCGTCATCGTGGCTTACCGCACCCGCCCGCCAGCCCCAGCGGGGCGGCATGTCGGTAGCAAGACCGGCTACCCTTGTATTGCCAAAGCCCCAGCGGGGCAGCACCAATCGTTGCAACGATTGGTGCCGCCCCGCTGGGGCTTCAACGATATTCGCCTGATCATTACTACCGACATGTCGCCCCGCTGGGGCTGGCCGGGTTATTTAAAACCTGTCATTTGCTGCCATTAAACTATGATTTTCACTATCGACAACCGACACTTCGAAATCCTGCACGCCACCGATATTCCAGCGCGCGACGGGTTAGCCTGGGAATTGTGGGAACATACAGACGAGGGCCGCACGATGCTCGTGGAAATATTCCGGCATGATGATCTAAAAAGAATTGACTTCCAGACTTTCGGAACTTCAAACATTCCGTACGCTGCCCTAGAAGTCATTCTTCATGATTTTGATACGACCGGCGGAAAGGAGTTTATGGATACCCCACTGAAGATGCGTAGCTCTTCTTCGCTCTGATAGGAATCCACAAAAAGCCCCCGCTCCCACCGCCGGGGCTTTTTTCGTACCTTCGCCTACCCAAATTCCACCCCATTCCCCCGCGCTATGCAAGCAGCTCCCGCCGCTCCCTATAAGCCGAAAAACCACATCCGCATCGTCACCGCCGCCGCCCTCTTCGACGGGCACGACGCGGCCATCAACATCATGCGCCGCATCATCCAGAGCAGCGGCGCCGAAGTCATCCACCTGGGCCACAACCGCTCGGTGCAGGAAATCGTGGACTGCGCCATTCAGGAAGACGCCCAGGCTATTGCCATTACCTCCTACCAGGGCGGCCACAACGAGTACTTCAAGTACATGTTCGATTTGCTCAAGGAGCGCAACTCGGGCCACATCCGCCTGTTTGGCGGCGGCGGCGGCGTGATTCTGCCCACCGAAATCGAGGACCTGCACGCCTACGGCATTGAGCAGATCTACTCCCCCGATGCCGGCCGCGCCATGGGCCTGCAGGGCATGATCAACGACCTGCTCCAGCGCTGCGACTTCCCCACCGGCCAGAACCTGAACGGCGAAGTAAAGCACCTCAAGGAAAAGGACGCCCGCAGCATCGGCCGCCTCATCTCCGCCGCCGAAAACTTCCCCGAAGAATTCGAGCGGGTAAAAGCTGAACTGGTTAGCAGCTTCCAGAAGTCCGAAGACGGAGTTGATACTAACAACTCCCAAACTCCTACCCTCACACCCTCACACCCTACCAAAACCCCCATCCTCGGCATCACCGGCACCGGCGGCGCGGGCAAGTCCAGCCTCGTGGATGAGCTGGTGCGGCGCTTTCTGATGGACTTTCCCGAGAAGACCATTGCCATCATCTCCGTCGACCCCAGCAAGCGCAAGACCGGCGGGGCCCTGCTCGGTGACCGAATCCGGATGAACTCCATCAACTCGCCGCGGGTGTACATGCGCAGCCTAGCTACCCGCCAGAGCAACCTGGCCCTGAGCAAGTACGTCCAGGACGCCGTGGACGTGGTGCGCGCCGCCGAGTTCGACCTGATCATCCTCGAAACCTCCGGCATCGGGCAGTCGGACACCGAAATCATCGAGCACTCCGACGCCAGCCTCTACGTGATGACGCCCGAGTACGGCGCCGCCACCCAGCTGGAGAAAATCGACATGCTCGACTTCGCCGACGTCATTGCCCTCAACAAGTTCGACAAGCGCGGCGCCCTCGACGCCCTGCGCGACGTGCGCAAGCAGTACCAGCGCAACCACGGCCACTGGGACAAGCCCCTCGACGATATGCCCGTGTTCGGCACCATCGCCAGCCAGTTCAACGACCCGGGCATGAACCGCCTGTACCGCGCCATCCTTTCTACCGTAGAAGACCGGACGGGCGTGCCTTTCGCCTCCCAGCTGGCTACCACCAAGGAAGACTCCGAGAAGATCTACATCATCCCGCCCCACCGCACCCGTTACCTTTCCGAAATCGCCGAAACCAACCGCCAATATGACCAGTGGGTTCTTAAACAAGCTGACGCCGCTCAGCAGCTCTACGGAATCCGACAAGCCGTCGGAGCCGTCCAAAGTATCGGAAACGCATCAGCTGGCGGACCTGGCGCCGGGCACGGCAGCAGTGGACCCGACGCCGGAAGTCTCGTGGCCGGCCTGGAGAGGACCTTCGAGGAGATTAAACTCCGCCTGGACGGGCAGAACTGGAAGCTCCTGGAAACCTGGCCGCAAAAGGTAGCCGCCTACAAAGCCCCCGAGTTCGTCTTCAAGGTGCGCGACAAGGAAATCCGCATCCAGACCCACACCACCAGCCTCAGCAACCAGCAGATTCCCAAGGTCAGCCTGCCGCGCTACACCGCCTGGGGTGACTTGCTGCGCTGGCAGCTGCAGGAAAACGTGCCCGGCGAGTTCCCGTACACGGCCGGCGTGTTTCCGTTTAAGCGCGAGGGCGAAGACCCCACCCGCATGTTTGCCGGCGAGGGCGGCCCCGAGCGCACCAACCGCCGCTTCCACTACGTGAGCATGGGCCTGCCCGCCAAGCGCCTGAGCACGGCCTTCGACTCGGTGACGCTCTACGGCGAAGACCCCGACGTGCGGCCCGACATCTACGGCAAAATCGGCAACGCCGGCGTGAGCATCGCCTGCCTCGACGACGCCAAGAAGCTCTACTCGGGCTTCAACCTGGCCAACCCCAGCACCTCGGTGTCGATGACCATCAACGGCCCGGCCGCCACGCTGGCCGCCTTCTTCATGAACGCCGCCATCGACCAGCAGTGCGAGCTGTACATCAGGGAGAACGGCCTGGAAGACGAGGTAAACCAGAAAATCGACGCCCTTTACCAGGGCCAGACCCGCCCCCGCTACCAGGGCGAGCTGCCCGCCGGCAACGACGGCCTGGGCCTCATGCTGCTCGGCGTGACGGGCGACCAGGTGCTGCCCGCCGACGTGTACGAGACCATCAAGAAGCGCACCCTCTCGCAGGTGCGCGGCACCGTGCAGGCCGACATCCTCAAAGAAGACCAGGCCCAGAACACCTGCATCTTCAGCACCGAATTCGCCCTGCGCCTGATGGGCGACGTGCAGGAGTACTTCATTAAGGAGAAGGTCCGCAACTTTTACTCGGTGTCGATTTCCGGCTACCACATTGCCGAGGCCGGGGCCAACCCGCTCACCCAGCTGGCCCTCACGTTGAGCAACGGCTTCACCTTCGTGGAGTACTACGTGAGCCGGGGCATGAGCGTGAACGACTTCGCGCCCAACCTCTCGTTCTTCTTCTCCAACGGCATCGACCCCGAGTACGCCGTCATCGGCCGCGTGGCGCGCCGCATCTGGGCCAAGGCTATGAAGCTCAAGTACGGCGCCGACGCCCGCAGCCAGATGCTCAAGTACCACATCCAGACCAGCGGCCGGAGCCTGCACGCCCAGGAAATCGACTTCAACGATATCCGCACCACCCTGCAGGCCCTCTACGCCATCTACGACAACTGCAACTCCCTGCACACCAACGCCTACGACGAGGCCATTACCACGCCCACCGAGGAATCGGTGCGCCGGGCCATGGCCATTCAGCTTATCATCAACCGCGAGCTGGGCTTAGCCAAAAACGAAAATCCTCTCCAAGGCTCCTTCATAATCGAGGAGCTCACCGACCTGGTGGAAGAGGCCGTATTGTTGGAGTTTGACCGCATCACCGAGCGCGGCGGCGTGCTGGGCGCCATGGAAACCATGTACCAGCGCGGCAAGATCCAGGAGGAAAGCATGCACTACGAGATGCTCAAGCACACCGGCGAGTACCCCATCATCGGCGTGAATACCTTCCTCTCCTCCAAAGGCTCGCCCACGGTGGTGCCCGCCGAGGTTATCCGCGCCACCGACGAGGAAAAGCAGTACCAGATTGAGATGCTCAACCTCCTGCACACCCGCAATGCCGACCAGACCGAAGCGCGCCTCAAGCAGCTCCAGCAAGTCGCCATTGCCAACGGCAACCTCTTCGCCGAGCTGATGGAAACGGTGAAGTTCTGCTCACTCGGGCAGATTACGAATGCGCTGTTCGAGGTTGGGGGGCAGTACCGTCGGAATATGTAATTCGGCTCTTTATATGTATGATGTAAAAAACGCGCTATCTTGCTGAAGTAGCGCGTTTTTTATGCCTACAAACCAACTCTTCTTCATTCAAAAAATTCCATCCTGTTATGAAAAAACCTACAGTAGAAGCCAAAATTGAGCCTGTTGAAATTGACATCAATCACAAAATAAATGAATTCAGAACTTATTATGATGACAACTATGACTATCTCTTGTCTGCATCTGAAGTATTCAAAACACTAATTTCGGCTTTAATAGTAGACAGCGCCCCATCCACAACAGTATCATTCAGAATAAAAGAAAGAGAGGAGTGTATTGACAAGTTCAAAAGGAAATATCAAAAGCCTTTAGAAGAAAAAGCAATTGACTTCCAAATAAAAGATCATATAACAGATATCATAGGACTACGTATAGTTTGCTTATACAATGACGAAATAAAATTAATCCAAACACATATCGAAGAAAATTTCAAAAGAATCGAAATTACAGACAAAATATCACAACTCGAAAGTACTGAAGATAAATTTGGATATAAAGGTTTGCATTTAGACCTGATGTTAAATGAACAAAGAAATTCACTTCCCGAATATTCAAAATTTAAGGACATACAGTTTGAATTACAAATCAGAACTGTAATTCAGGATGCCTGGAGCATTCTAGACCATAAAATAAAATACAAGAAGAATATACCCACTGAACTAAAACGGGGCATAAATAGATTGTCAGCTCTATTTGAAATAGCAGATGAAGAATTTTTGAGAATCAAAGGCGTTACACAGCAAGCACAACAAAAAGCTCAAACTGAGATAACATCAGGCAGCAAAGAGCTAGAAGAACAAATTAATGTGTTTAAATTTATAATCATTGCACAAGAGCATTTTCCTAGTTATCATTTTATAGAATATAAAGCAGATGGCTTTGTTGGAGATTTACTTAATCTCGAGCCTAAGTTTTCTACAAAAGATTTGATAGAGGCTTTGCAAAACAATAAGGAAGCAGTAGAAGAATACGCACTGGACACTCATAGCTACATGAATCCTTACACTGTAATAAGACATTGCATATACCTGCTGGACAAAAACAAGTACAAAAGCCTTTTATATGACTCGCAAATAGGCAAGTTTGAAAAGAACTTTAAGTTATAATCACAACCTCCACTGCCGCAATGCAGCAAACCCAAACCCACGCCGTCTGGAGCAATCCGGGCGGCGTTTTCTATGCTCCACCCATGGGAAACGCCGGCTACCCTCTCCAAACGCCTCCCCCAGAACTTTCGCCCCCACCCCGGGTTAGCAACCTGAACCGGCTTCTGCTGCTTCCCAACACCCCCACCAAGAAAACCCATGAAATCCACCCTTATCCTC is a window from the Hymenobacter aquaticus genome containing:
- a CDS encoding GTP pyrophosphokinase, producing the protein MKKPTVEAKIEPVEIDINHKINEFRTYYDDNYDYLLSASEVFKTLISALIVDSAPSTTVSFRIKEREECIDKFKRKYQKPLEEKAIDFQIKDHITDIIGLRIVCLYNDEIKLIQTHIEENFKRIEITDKISQLESTEDKFGYKGLHLDLMLNEQRNSLPEYSKFKDIQFELQIRTVIQDAWSILDHKIKYKKNIPTELKRGINRLSALFEIADEEFLRIKGVTQQAQQKAQTEITSGSKELEEQINVFKFIIIAQEHFPSYHFIEYKADGFVGDLLNLEPKFSTKDLIEALQNNKEAVEEYALDTHSYMNPYTVIRHCIYLLDKNKYKSLLYDSQIGKFEKNFKL
- a CDS encoding carboxypeptidase-like regulatory domain-containing protein, whose amino-acid sequence is MLLRLLAGLLLLLLPATLARAQTVTVTGQVLNARTQEPVPFAILGVRGKAIGTAADEQGRYLLRLPSTELRDTLIISCVGYEARLVPPAQLGAGQRVFQLTPQPQVLREVTIQSRRVKPGKLGRATDKADVRWMGGSSGKTTVDDEWGWEIGALLTPERRSYLEELHVYFTDNKYELLRFRLNLYTVKNGRPDQLLSTQDVQLICPPTRQGWLKLDLRPYNIELEAQPVAATLQWLQSEKKDPEDKYFSIPVIRQKQPGMVERENGHAAWTVHNLLPSLYFTVLTEEKK
- a CDS encoding Uma2 family endonuclease, which produces MHITLLPNEAPLTLSGPSLAQMTDDEFFDFCRQHPDLHIERTPQLTIVIMSPTGSLSSQRNAEINFQLSLWNRQQRLGRVFDSNGGFRLPDGSMRAPDAAWLTNARWDALTLEQQKKFAPLCPEFVLELASETDSIADLQAKMRDWLRNGAQLAWLVVPDTETAYIYRPGQPEPEVVQGFDNELSGETVLPGFQLRLAELR
- a CDS encoding methylmalonyl-CoA mutase family protein; translation: MQAAPAAPYKPKNHIRIVTAAALFDGHDAAINIMRRIIQSSGAEVIHLGHNRSVQEIVDCAIQEDAQAIAITSYQGGHNEYFKYMFDLLKERNSGHIRLFGGGGGVILPTEIEDLHAYGIEQIYSPDAGRAMGLQGMINDLLQRCDFPTGQNLNGEVKHLKEKDARSIGRLISAAENFPEEFERVKAELVSSFQKSEDGVDTNNSQTPTLTPSHPTKTPILGITGTGGAGKSSLVDELVRRFLMDFPEKTIAIISVDPSKRKTGGALLGDRIRMNSINSPRVYMRSLATRQSNLALSKYVQDAVDVVRAAEFDLIILETSGIGQSDTEIIEHSDASLYVMTPEYGAATQLEKIDMLDFADVIALNKFDKRGALDALRDVRKQYQRNHGHWDKPLDDMPVFGTIASQFNDPGMNRLYRAILSTVEDRTGVPFASQLATTKEDSEKIYIIPPHRTRYLSEIAETNRQYDQWVLKQADAAQQLYGIRQAVGAVQSIGNASAGGPGAGHGSSGPDAGSLVAGLERTFEEIKLRLDGQNWKLLETWPQKVAAYKAPEFVFKVRDKEIRIQTHTTSLSNQQIPKVSLPRYTAWGDLLRWQLQENVPGEFPYTAGVFPFKREGEDPTRMFAGEGGPERTNRRFHYVSMGLPAKRLSTAFDSVTLYGEDPDVRPDIYGKIGNAGVSIACLDDAKKLYSGFNLANPSTSVSMTINGPAATLAAFFMNAAIDQQCELYIRENGLEDEVNQKIDALYQGQTRPRYQGELPAGNDGLGLMLLGVTGDQVLPADVYETIKKRTLSQVRGTVQADILKEDQAQNTCIFSTEFALRLMGDVQEYFIKEKVRNFYSVSISGYHIAEAGANPLTQLALTLSNGFTFVEYYVSRGMSVNDFAPNLSFFFSNGIDPEYAVIGRVARRIWAKAMKLKYGADARSQMLKYHIQTSGRSLHAQEIDFNDIRTTLQALYAIYDNCNSLHTNAYDEAITTPTEESVRRAMAIQLIINRELGLAKNENPLQGSFIIEELTDLVEEAVLLEFDRITERGGVLGAMETMYQRGKIQEESMHYEMLKHTGEYPIIGVNTFLSSKGSPTVVPAEVIRATDEEKQYQIEMLNLLHTRNADQTEARLKQLQQVAIANGNLFAELMETVKFCSLGQITNALFEVGGQYRRNM